The segment CGACGAAGTCGCACTCGCCGAGCGGCGCAACCTGGTCGATGATGTCGTTCGTGATCTCGCGCACGTGGTACTCGAGGTTGCGGATCACCTTGCCGGAGAAGCCGAGGCTCACCAGGCGGCGGTGCTTGGTGTGCCGGGGCGGGTCCATGTTCACGAGGAGGCCCTTCTGGACCTCGTACTCGTCCTCCTTGAACGGTCGCAGGATGACGCCGCGCTTGGCCGACGAGAACGTCTTCTGGTCGAGCGAGACGTCGAAGATGTCCTTGTACTTGAGGAGGGACCAGAACCCGACGTCGCCCGGCATCTCGTTCCAGTAGACGGGACATTCGCGCCGGAGCTGCGCGAAGGTCGCATGCGGCGGACCCGCGGCTTCGTACTGCGACTGGTCGATGAGATCGACGGGCGGTCGGAGGTTCGGCGTCGCCATCACTTCCACGGGTACCCAAACAAACGTTCGTTTGTCAAGCAATTCCGCCGGGGTCGCACGCACGCGACGAGGAAGGGTATGAGAAACGCCATGCCCTCTGCTCCGCTGTCGCACCTGCGCGTCGTCGACCTCACGGATCTGCGCGGCGCCCTCGCGGGACGGCTGCTCGCCGACCTCGGCGCCGACGTGGTGAAGGTCGAGCTCCCGCCCGGCGACCCCGACCGGCTGCGGCCGCCCTTCGCCGGCGACGTCGCGGGGCCCGAGCGCTCGCTCGCGTTCGCCTATCGTCACGCCAACAAGCGCGGGGTGGTCGCCGATCTCGCGACGCCCGCCGGCCGCGAACGGCTGCTCGCGCTCTGCGATCGCGCCGACATCCTCGTCGAGAACCTGGATCCCGACGCGCGCCGTCGCTTCGGCCTCGAGCCGGACGACGTGCTGCGCCGCCACCCGCACCTCGTCCATGTCGCGATCGCCGACTGCGGCCTCTCGGGACCGAACGCCGGCTGGCGGCTCGAGGCGCTGCCCGCGTTCGCGGCATCGGGTGCGCTCTACGTGTGTGGCTTCTACGACCGCCCGCCGTGCTGGCTGCCGGGATACGCGGCCCACGACTGTGCGGCGGCGTTCGGCGTCTCCGGCGCGCTCGCCGCGATCCTCGATCGCGCGCGCAGCGGCCGCGGCCAGACGGTCGAGGTCTCGGTGCAGGAGGCGGCGCTCTCGGGTCTCTATCCGTGGGCGATCCCGCTCGCCGACTACAACCGGCACTATCCGTTCCTCGCGCCCGCGCCGCCCCGCAACGCCGACGGCAACTATCTGGTCCTGCCGACCGCCGACGGCTACCTGCGCACGCTTCCGGCGACGCCGGCGCAGTGGCGGGCCTTCGTGAAGCTCCTGGGCACGCCGGAGGTGCTCGCCGGCGCGGAATGGGAGTTCCTCCCACATCGGCTGATGAACGTCGACGTGATCCGCATGGTCGCAACCGAGGTGCTCGCGTCCCGCTCGCGCGCCGCCGCCGTCGACGAGGGCCGGCGGCTCGGCGTGCCGATCGGCCCCGTCAACACGCCGGACGAGTTCGTGCGCGAGACGCAGACCGTCGTACGCGGCTACTTCCGGCGCCTGCCCGACTCGCCGCTGGGCGGCGCACCCGTCGCGGTCGCGCCGTGCGTCTTCTCGCGCACGCCAATCGCGCTCCACCGCGGCGCGCCGCGCGCGGGCGAGGACGATCCGCGCGGCTTCCCGCCCCGCGAGACCGAAGCGCCGCGCGGTGGCAGCGGCCCCATCCTCGCCGGCAGCAAGGTGCTCTCGCTCGGCGTCGTCGCCGTGGGGCCCGAGATCGGATGGCTGCTCGCCGAGCTCGGCGCCGAGGTCGTGAAGATCGAATCGCGCACCAAGCTCGACCCGCTGCGCGAGGTGACGATCGAGCCCGGCGCGCACGACAAGACGTTCACCTTCAACGACGAGTGCCGCGGGCACGAGAGCGTCCTCGTCGACCTGTCGACGAAGGGCGGCCGGCGCCTCGCGCTCGATCTCGCGGCCCGAGCCGACATCGTCGTCGAGAACAACCGGGGCGGCGTCGCGCGCAGCTGGGGTCTCGACTTCGAGGACGTGCGCCGCGTGCGGCCGGACGTCGTCTACCTCGCCTCGCAGGGCTACGGGCGCGGTGGCCCCCTCGGCGAGGTGCAGGGCTTCGGGCCGATGAACGGCGCCTTCGCCGGCGCGGGATGGGTGTGGAACTACCCGGACGCGCCGTATCCCGCCGCGTCGTCGTTGAACCATCCCGATCACGTGGCCTCGAAGCTGGCGCTCGCGGCAGTACTGGCCGCGCTCGAGCATCGCCGCCGCACGGGCGAGGGGCAGCTCATCGACGTCGCGCAGTGCGAGACGGCCGCGTTCCTGCTGGGCGAAGCGTACCTCGAGGGCCCGCTCACCGGCCGGCCGGCCGGGCCGCACGGCAACGCCGTCCCCTACGCCTGCCCGCACGGCGTGTATCCATGCGCCGGCGAAGATCGCTGGGTCGCGATCGCCGTGGTCGGCGACGAGGCGTGGCGCGGGTTCCGCGGCGTCGTCGGATGGCCGGACGAGCCCGCGCTCGCGACGCTGGCGGGACGGCTCGAGCGCGCGGCGGCGCTCGACGAGCGGGTCGCCGCATGGACCCGCGACCAGACGCCCGCCGACGTCGCGTCGGCGCTCCAGGCGGCCGGCGTTTCGGCCGCGCCCGTCTACGACCAGGACGACCTGCGCGCCGACGCGCATCTCGCGGCGCGCGGCGCGATCGTGACCGTCGAGCATCCCGAGATCGGTCCCGAGCGCCATGCCGGCAACCCGCTCCGCTTCTCGCGCCTCCCGATCGTGACCGCGGGACCGGCGCCGCTTCTGGGCGAGCACACCGCGAGCGTGCTCGGCCGCTGGCTCGGGCTCGGAGAAGACGACGTGCGCCGGCTCGCCGACGACGGCGTGTGCCGCTGATCAGCCGGGGAGGCTCGCCGGATCCTCGCGCGTCCACTCGGTCCGCACGGTGCGGCGGCAGATGCGCCACCCGTCGGCGGTCCGCACGAGCGCGTCGAGGTAGCGCACGCCGACCGTGAAGTGCCGGCCGTCCGGCCGCACGTGGTAGGCGATGCAGTACGTCTCGCTGCGCGCGGCATCGCCGTCGACCGCGACGTCCTGCGTTCCCATGAAGTGCATGGTTCGCTCGTAGCGCGGCAGGGCCGCGCGGAGCGTGGCGAGGGCGTCGGCGATCGTGCCGCGGCCGAGCGCGCCCTCGTAGGCGCAATCGGGCGTGAAGCAGGACGCGACGAGATCCAGATCCTTCCGGTCGACGCCGCGCGCGTACCGGCACGCGACGTCGCGCACGAGGGTCGCGTCGTAGGCCGCCTGTGCGCTCACGGTGCGGGCGGCACCGGATCGAGCCGCTGCCAGTCGACGGCCACGTCGCGGCGCCGGATGCGCCACCCCGCCGGCGTGCGCACGAGCGCGTCGAGGTAGCGCATGCCGACCACGCGATCGGCGAGCCCGCCCTCGCGGCGCAGGCGGTGGTGGCAGACGGCGTAGGTCTCGGCCGTTGCGGTGTCGCCGGCGACGTCGGCGAGGTGCGTCCCGAGGAGGTGCATCGTCGTCTCGAACTGTGCGAGGCCGCGCTCGACGTGTCCCAGCACGGTGTCGAGGTCGCCCCGGAACCACGAGAAGTCGCACGCCGCGTCGGGCGTGAAGCAGGCGCGCACGCGCGGCCAGTCACGCCGGTCGACGGCGGTCGCGTAGGCGTGGACGAGATCGCGAATCGCCTGGCGGTCGACGACGAGGCGGAGGGCCTCCTCGTCGCTCACGACACGGGACCCCAGGGATATACCGTGGGCGCCACGTGGTAGGCCGCCGACAGGCGCCGTACGAAGGCCGGGTCGTGGAGCGGATCGGCGGGCATCTCGAGCGCTTCGCCACGCGCTGCGAAGTCGTCGCGGAAGCGGCGCAGCACGACGTCGAGCACGAGATCGTCGGCGTGCGTGTCGTAGGTGCGGGCCTCGTCCGCGTCGCGGAACACCTGCGCCTTCCACGACACGCTGATCCGGATCTGCGAGAAGTCGTAGGTCGCGAGCACCCGATCTCCGTCGGCGATCTCCCACGCGCTGCCGCCGGTGTGGCGCAGCGCGGAGTCGAGCGTGAGGCCGCGCGCCATGTCGTCGTCGGCGCCGCCGATCGACTCCACGCGGTGGAACATGACGTCGTTGTCGCCGACGACGGCGCTGTTGGTCGCCGGCGGCCGCTTGATCGGCGGCTCGTCGGGGCCGTCGGGCCAGTACGTGAACTCGCCACCCTCGCCCTGGTAGAACCATGCGACCGCCGTTGCGATCGTGACGCGCCAGGGCTCGAAGAGCCCCGAGCGCCCCATCGTGACCAGGAGCCACACCGGGTACTTGGTGCGATCGACGCCGCGGAAGGCGGGAATGTCCGTGTGCCCGCCGTCGCCGCACAGCATGGGGAGGGAGAGGTTCGCGTAGACGATCTGCGGCCGGACGACGGCGGCGTCGAAGATGCGCCGCGCGGCGGCGGTGAAGCCGGGGTTCTCGAAGATCGGCCCGAGCCCCTCCACCAGCGGGACGTCGTAGGCCCAGTCGCCGCGAAAGACGGGTCCCACGATCATCTCCGCGCCGCCGCGACCGCCGGCGCTCGCGCGCGGCGTGCCCCCGCGCGTGTCGCTGAGCGCGTCCATCTCGGCCGCGCTGGCGAAGTAGCGCTGCACCGGAAAGTAGGGCGCGTTCCGCTCGGCGAGACGGCGCACGAGCCCCGGATCGTCGAGGACGGTGTCGAGAACGACCGGAGGCAGCGGGGGTCGCATGGTCACCCGGCGTACGGCGGAAAGCCCGAGATGGGCGACTTCGAGATGAGCCCGCCGTCCACCACGATCGCGGCGCCCGTCACGGCCGACGACTCGTCGCTGGCGAGGAAGAGGGCGACGTTCGCGATCTCCTCGGGACGGATGAGGCGCCCGATCGCGTGCTCGGCCTCGATCTCGGCGCGCGACTTGGGCGCGATCGCCATCAGCATGGCCGCGAGCGGGGTGTCGACGACGCC is part of the Candidatus Eisenbacteria bacterium genome and harbors:
- a CDS encoding CoA transferase, yielding MPSAPLSHLRVVDLTDLRGALAGRLLADLGADVVKVELPPGDPDRLRPPFAGDVAGPERSLAFAYRHANKRGVVADLATPAGRERLLALCDRADILVENLDPDARRRFGLEPDDVLRRHPHLVHVAIADCGLSGPNAGWRLEALPAFAASGALYVCGFYDRPPCWLPGYAAHDCAAAFGVSGALAAILDRARSGRGQTVEVSVQEAALSGLYPWAIPLADYNRHYPFLAPAPPRNADGNYLVLPTADGYLRTLPATPAQWRAFVKLLGTPEVLAGAEWEFLPHRLMNVDVIRMVATEVLASRSRAAAVDEGRRLGVPIGPVNTPDEFVRETQTVVRGYFRRLPDSPLGGAPVAVAPCVFSRTPIALHRGAPRAGEDDPRGFPPRETEAPRGGSGPILAGSKVLSLGVVAVGPEIGWLLAELGAEVVKIESRTKLDPLREVTIEPGAHDKTFTFNDECRGHESVLVDLSTKGGRRLALDLAARADIVVENNRGGVARSWGLDFEDVRRVRPDVVYLASQGYGRGGPLGEVQGFGPMNGAFAGAGWVWNYPDAPYPAASSLNHPDHVASKLALAAVLAALEHRRRTGEGQLIDVAQCETAAFLLGEAYLEGPLTGRPAGPHGNAVPYACPHGVYPCAGEDRWVAIAVVGDEAWRGFRGVVGWPDEPALATLAGRLERAAALDERVAAWTRDQTPADVASALQAAGVSAAPVYDQDDLRADAHLAARGAIVTVEHPEIGPERHAGNPLRFSRLPIVTAGPAPLLGEHTASVLGRWLGLGEDDVRRLADDGVCR
- a CDS encoding nuclear transport factor 2 family protein, translated to MSAQAAYDATLVRDVACRYARGVDRKDLDLVASCFTPDCAYEGALGRGTIADALATLRAALPRYERTMHFMGTQDVAVDGDAARSETYCIAYHVRPDGRHFTVGVRYLDALVRTADGWRICRRTVRTEWTREDPASLPG
- a CDS encoding nuclear transport factor 2 family protein, yielding MSDEEALRLVVDRQAIRDLVHAYATAVDRRDWPRVRACFTPDAACDFSWFRGDLDTVLGHVERGLAQFETTMHLLGTHLADVAGDTATAETYAVCHHRLRREGGLADRVVGMRYLDALVRTPAGWRIRRRDVAVDWQRLDPVPPAP